Genomic segment of Thiomonas sp. FB-Cd:
CATCGCGCAGATGGGACAGAGTGCGGTGGATCAGGCCGTCAAGGGCTTGATCGAGGAGTTCTTCAACCGCTTCGAGCGCAATGTGCGCGGCGAGGCGGCCGGCCAGACCCCGGGCAGCATGGTCGAGCGCCTGTGGTTCATGATGCCGCCCTGGGCCTGGGCCATTTCCACGCTGGTGGCCGTGTTCATCCTCTACTGGGGCGTCATGCAGTCGTGAACGCGCAGGCGATATCCGCCGCAGACCGCGAGCCAACCTCTGGACCCTTGATCGTGGCCTGCCTGTGTGCGCAGTGGTGCGTCGCGTGCAACCTGTGGCAGGCCAATTTCCGGGCATTGGCGCAGCGCATCCCACGAGCCAGGATGCTGTGGGTGGATGTGGAGGATGCGCATGCCGTGCTGGGCGACTACGAGGTGGAGAACTTTCCCACCCTCATCGTGCAGCGGGGCCCTTGGCTGCTGCATGGAGGCCCGCTGCCACCGCAGATTGGAGTGTGGATGCGTCTGGTCGAGGAATTCGTCCGCCTGTCCGCGGATGAGGCAGCGGCAGTGGCGGCCAAGCTGGCACAAACGCAACCCGAGCTGCCCGATCTTCGAGCTTTCGCGGAATAGGTTTCGCGCGTGGCAATGTCACTGTTCTCGGCATCGCCGATCGATGATGAGAACGGGTCTGGCTGTGCAACGCATGTTGCCATGGACCCGCTTCGTATCCTGGCACGTGCGATGAACGCTTCAAGCCAGACTCAGACGCAGTGCGAGCGCGGTCAGCGTGATCAGCAGGACGGGCACGGTCAGCAGGACACCCACCTTGAAGTAGTACCCCCAACCGATGGTCATGCCCTTGCGCGCGAGCACGTGCAGCCAGAGCAAGGTGGCCAGACTGCCGATGGGCGTGAACTTCGGCCCCAGATCACAGCCGATGACATTGGCATAGATCATGGCCTCGCGCACCGTGCCAGTGGCGTTCGTCGTCGCAACGGAGAGCGCACCCACAAGGACCGTTGGCATGTTGTTCATCACCGAGGAGAGGAATGCCGTCAGCACGCCCGTGCCAAACGCCGCGCCCCAGACACCATAGTTGGCGAAAACATTCAGCAGGTCCGCCAGATACCCAGTGATTCCGGCGTTGCGCAGGCCATACACCACCAGATACATCCCCAGCGAGAAAATGACGATCTGCCAGGGTGCTTCGCGCAACACCTTCCGGGTGCTGATGACATGGCCGCGCGCAGCCACGCCGAGGAGCAGCAGCGCACCGAAGACCGCGACGGCGCTGACCGGCACACCTAGCGGTTCAAGACCAAAGTACCCGAGCAGCAGGAGCGCCAGCACCACCCACCCGATGCGGAACGTGGCCGGATCGTGAATGGCCTCCTGCGGCTGTTTGAGCTGCGCCATGTCGTATTGGGCGGGGATGCTGGGCCGGAAATAGAGCAGCAGCACGACCAAGCTGGCGGCGATCGCGGCGATATCCACCGGGACCATGATCGCGGCGTATGCGTTGAAGCCGATGTTGAAGAAATTGGCCGAGACGATATTGACCAGGTTGGACACCATCAACGGCAGGCTGGATGTATCGGCGATGAAGCCGGCGGCCATGACGAAAGCCAGTGTTGCCGCCGGACTGAACCCGAGCGCCAGCAGCATCGCCATCACGATCGGCGTCAGAATCAGCGCTGCGCCGTCATTGGCGAACAAGGCCGCCACGGCTGCGCCCAGCAGGACCAGGAAGGCGAAGAGTCCGCGCCCGTTGCCGCGCCCCCAACGTGCCACACGCAGCGCCGCCCACTCGAAAAAGCCGGCTTCATCGAGCAACAGGCTGATGATGATGGTGGCGACGAAAGTAATGGTGGCGTTCCAAACGATGTGCCAAACCGCCGGAATATCGGCGAGATGAATCACGCCGGTCAGAAGGGCGGCAATGGCGCCGAAAGTCGCGCTCCAGCCGATGCCCAGCCCGCGCGGTTGCCAGATCACCAAGACGAGCGTGGCGATGAAGATCAGCAGTGCGATCAGCATCGGCTCAGTTCTTGCGCATGGGGTTGAAGGCATCCGGGCCGCTGTTGGCCAGGCGCTTGACCAGATCGAAGCGCGAGATCATGCCGACCAGCCGTTCGTGCTCGATCACCGGCAGGGACTTGATGCTGTGATCCACCAGCAGACGCGCGGCCACGGTGACATGGTCTTCGGGTGCCACGGTGAGGACTTCCCGCGTCATGACCTGCGCGGCCGTGCGGCCCTCGGCCTTGTCCGGCTCCGGCGTACGCCGGCGAAACACGGAGCGGTAGAAGTTCTCCTTCCAGACCGATTCGCGCGGCTCCAACCGCTCGTCGGCCGCACGATGCACCAGGTCGCCCTCGGTCACGAGGCCGAGCAGGTGTCCCTCGGCATCGGTCACCGGAACGCCGTTGATGCGGTGCTCGATCAAGATGCGGGCGATCTCCGCCACGGGCGTCTCCGGTGCGATCCGGATCGGGTTCGGGGTCATCAGGTCACGGACTTTCATGCTGTGTTCCTTTCTCAAGATTTGTGGGTCGATCGGCGGTGAACGACTTGTCAGCACCGGTTTTCACCGCGCTCATCCAGGCCTGCGCCCCCATCTGCACCGGGTCCCAGGGGCTGCTGAACGGAGGTGTGTAGCTGAGATCGAGATCGTTCAAGTCTTCGACGCCCATGCCGTGGAACAGGGCTGCTGCGAACACGTCGATGCGTTTCGACACCTCCGAACGCCAGTGGCCGAGGATCTGCGCGCCGAGGAGACGACCAGTGCGGCGATCGCCGGTCACCCGGATGCGGAGCTTATGCGCGCCTGGGTAATAGGCCTTGTGATCCCAGGTTTCGATCTCGAGGGTGACGGGATCGAAGCCGGCCGTGCGCGCCTCAGCTTCGCACAAGCCCGTCCGTGCGATCGCCAACTCGAACACCTTCACGGTCTGGCTGCCGACCGAGCCCGCGAAAGAGCGCTCTCCGCCCACCGCGTTCTCGCCGGCCACACGGCCCTGTTTGTGCGCGGTCGTCCCAAGCGGCAGGTACACCGGTCGCTGGAGGATCCGATGCCAGGTCTCGACGCAGTCGCCGGCGGCCCCGATGCCGGGGATCGTGGTTTCCATGCGCTGCGTGACGCGGATGGCGCCCGAGGGCCCCAGTGCAATCCCAGCCGTGGCGGCAAGGGTGGTGTCAGGGCGCACGCCGGTGGCGACCAGCACCAGATCGGCAGTGGCGGCAAACCCGCCCGAACCCGACACCGTAAGACCGCGCCGGTTGCCGGCGGCTTCGATGCGCTCGACGGTGCAACCGGCTACGACCCGCACGCCATGGCGTGACAACTCCTCCCCGATCAGTCTGCCGAACGACGGATCGACGCTTGGGAACACGGGATCGGTATGGCTCACGAGTGTGACATCGATCCCCCGATGCCGCAGCGCGTCGGCCATCTCCACGCCGATATAGCCCGCGCCGACGATGAGGGCCGAACGCGCTTCGCCCGTCGTGAGATGGTGATGGACCGCGAAGCTGTCCGCCATGGTGTGCAGGCCATAAACGCCGGGGAGATCGAGGCCGGGTAACCCTTGGGGACGGACTGGGACGGCACCGGTGGCGATGATCAGGTGGTCATAGCGCATCGTCTCCGCACGGCCGTTCGCCCCGCGCACGACATCGACCCTCTTTCCCGCGGGATGAATCGACACGACCCGACGGTTCGTCAGGATGTCGATGCCGTCGAACGCGGTGCGATGGGCGAGTTGCCGGTGATCCGGCGTCTCGCCGCTGAGGTAGAAGGGCAGGCCGCAGATGCTGTAGTTCGGGTACGCGTCGGCCAACAGGACGGATATCTCGGCTCGGGGATCGATCTCGTGAGCCCGCAATGCCGCGCTGATGCCCGCATCGCTGCCGCCGATGATGAGCAGGCGCGTCATACTTGTTCCTTTTCCAGGTTTGGCGCCGGAGAGAATCGCCTCGTGCTCCGCCGCTGGCGATCCGGAGCGATGCATACGCGATGAGGGGTCACGCCCTGTTTTCTGTACGTTGTTGGCCCAGATCACGCAACTGGGTTTGCAGCGACATGCGGTCGATCTTGTCGATAGGCAGGGCGAGGAGCGGACGGATGCGAGAGGCGATTTGGAAGTGCACGTTGGCGAAGGCCTTGAGTTGACGCTCACGATCCCCGACAACCGCGGCTGGATCAGCGAAACCCCAGTGGGCGGTGATGGGTTGACCCGGCCATGCGGGACAGGCTTCGCCAGCCGCCTGATTGCAGACTGTAAAAATGAAATCCATCGACGGCGCATCCGGCGCCGCAAACTCCGTCCAGCTCTTGCTGCGCAAGCCGTGAAGGTCATAGTGCTGACCGGCGAGCACTTCGAGCGTGAGCGGATGCACTTCGCCGCGAGGATGACTACCCGCGCTGTACGCCTTGAACCGATCTCGACCGAGATGGTTCAAGATGACTTCCGCCATGATGCTGCGCGCGGAATTGCCGGTGCAGATGAACAGCGCGTTGTAGATTTTTGCGGCCATGTCAAGCTCTTTCGGTGATGAGGCTGGGGCGGGCAGTCAGTTCCAGCAGGCGATCGACGCCGACGGGCTCTTCTTTCAGCAGCGGCACGACCGCGTAGCGCCGGGCATGGCGGGTCGCGACGGCGTCGATTTCCCGCAGTTCGTGGCTGGCACGCTGACGCAGCAAGGGCGAGTTCGGCGCGGCCGCCGCGATGCTGTTGTTGATGATCCAGGCCCAGGGCTCGATCCCGGCGCGGCGCAGGTCGGCCTGCAGGTTTGCCGCCTCCAGCACCGGGGTGGTTTCGGCCAACGCCACGATCAGCACCTTGGTCTGCCTGGGGTCCTGCAACTGCATCATCGGGGTGGTGTAGTGCAGCCCGGTGCCGGCCATCTGGCGGGCGATTTCTCGGTGATAGGCGCCTGTCGCGTCGAGCAGCAGCAAGGTGTGGCCGGTCGGTGCCGTGTCCATCACCACGAACTTCCTGCCTGCCTCGCGGATGATGTGCGAGAAGGCCTGGAACACCGCGATTTCCTCGGTGCAGGGCGAGCGCAGGTCCTCGTCCAGCAGCGCCCGGCCTTCCGCATCGAGCCGCGCGCCCTTGGTGGCCAATATGTGCTGCCGGTAGCGCTCGGTTTCGATGTGCGGGTCGATCCGGCTGACCGTGAGGTTGTCCAGCGCGCCGCTCAGCGTCTCAGACAAATGCGCTGCCGGGTCGGACGTGGTGAGATGAACCGGCAGGCCGCGATGGGACAGTTCGGCCGCGATGGCGGCGGCCAGGGTGGTCTTGCCTACGCCGCCCTTGCCCATCAGCATCACCAGGCC
This window contains:
- a CDS encoding thioredoxin family protein, translating into MNAQAISAADREPTSGPLIVACLCAQWCVACNLWQANFRALAQRIPRARMLWVDVEDAHAVLGDYEVENFPTLIVQRGPWLLHGGPLPPQIGVWMRLVEEFVRLSADEAAAVAAKLAQTQPELPDLRAFAE
- a CDS encoding FAD-dependent oxidoreductase, with protein sequence MTRLLIIGGSDAGISAALRAHEIDPRAEISVLLADAYPNYSICGLPFYLSGETPDHRQLAHRTAFDGIDILTNRRVVSIHPAGKRVDVVRGANGRAETMRYDHLIIATGAVPVRPQGLPGLDLPGVYGLHTMADSFAVHHHLTTGEARSALIVGAGYIGVEMADALRHRGIDVTLVSHTDPVFPSVDPSFGRLIGEELSRHGVRVVAGCTVERIEAAGNRRGLTVSGSGGFAATADLVLVATGVRPDTTLAATAGIALGPSGAIRVTQRMETTIPGIGAAGDCVETWHRILQRPVYLPLGTTAHKQGRVAGENAVGGERSFAGSVGSQTVKVFELAIARTGLCEAEARTAGFDPVTLEIETWDHKAYYPGAHKLRIRVTGDRRTGRLLGAQILGHWRSEVSKRIDVFAAALFHGMGVEDLNDLDLSYTPPFSSPWDPVQMGAQAWMSAVKTGADKSFTADRPTNLEKGTQHESP
- a CDS encoding CBS domain-containing protein; translated protein: MKVRDLMTPNPIRIAPETPVAEIARILIEHRINGVPVTDAEGHLLGLVTEGDLVHRAADERLEPRESVWKENFYRSVFRRRTPEPDKAEGRTAAQVMTREVLTVAPEDHVTVAARLLVDHSIKSLPVIEHERLVGMISRFDLVKRLANSGPDAFNPMRKN
- a CDS encoding arsenic transporter — its product is MLIALLIFIATLVLVIWQPRGLGIGWSATFGAIAALLTGVIHLADIPAVWHIVWNATITFVATIIISLLLDEAGFFEWAALRVARWGRGNGRGLFAFLVLLGAAVAALFANDGAALILTPIVMAMLLALGFSPAATLAFVMAAGFIADTSSLPLMVSNLVNIVSANFFNIGFNAYAAIMVPVDIAAIAASLVVLLLYFRPSIPAQYDMAQLKQPQEAIHDPATFRIGWVVLALLLLGYFGLEPLGVPVSAVAVFGALLLLGVAARGHVISTRKVLREAPWQIVIFSLGMYLVVYGLRNAGITGYLADLLNVFANYGVWGAAFGTGVLTAFLSSVMNNMPTVLVGALSVATTNATGTVREAMIYANVIGCDLGPKFTPIGSLATLLWLHVLARKGMTIGWGYYFKVGVLLTVPVLLITLTALALRLSLA
- a CDS encoding arsenate reductase ArsC, encoding MAAKIYNALFICTGNSARSIMAEVILNHLGRDRFKAYSAGSHPRGEVHPLTLEVLAGQHYDLHGLRSKSWTEFAAPDAPSMDFIFTVCNQAAGEACPAWPGQPITAHWGFADPAAVVGDRERQLKAFANVHFQIASRIRPLLALPIDKIDRMSLQTQLRDLGQQRTENRA